One Amorphoplanes digitatis genomic window carries:
- a CDS encoding SDR family oxidoreductase, producing the protein MKVAVAGGTGVTGRYVVEMLTAAGHEPVVLARSTGVDLVSGAGLDAALDGVDATIDVSNVTTLKRDVAVGFFDTAGRNLLGAAARAGVRHHVALSIVGIDRVKTGYYQGKLRQEEVVRDGSVPWSVLRATQFHEFAGQLLDRTPGPVALVPRLTVQPIAVREVAEALVAIVDGGPQGAVPDLAGPRMESLVDMARRLIRAGGSRRRPVVPLWLPGPMAGGGLLPTGPGARGTQTFEQWLADSGSRGVHPAAGQ; encoded by the coding sequence ATGAAGGTCGCAGTGGCAGGCGGCACCGGGGTGACCGGCCGGTACGTCGTCGAGATGCTGACCGCCGCGGGGCACGAGCCGGTTGTGCTGGCCCGCTCGACGGGTGTCGACCTGGTGTCAGGGGCGGGGCTGGACGCCGCGCTCGACGGGGTGGACGCCACGATCGATGTGAGCAACGTGACGACGCTGAAGCGGGACGTCGCCGTGGGCTTCTTCGACACCGCCGGGCGCAACCTGCTCGGCGCGGCGGCGCGTGCCGGGGTGCGGCACCACGTCGCGCTCTCGATCGTCGGGATCGACCGGGTGAAGACCGGGTACTACCAGGGCAAGCTGCGGCAGGAGGAGGTCGTCCGGGACGGCTCAGTGCCCTGGAGCGTGCTGCGGGCTACGCAGTTCCACGAGTTCGCGGGGCAGCTGCTCGACCGGACGCCCGGGCCGGTCGCGCTGGTGCCGCGGCTGACCGTCCAGCCCATCGCCGTGCGTGAGGTCGCCGAGGCGCTGGTGGCGATCGTCGACGGCGGGCCGCAGGGCGCCGTCCCCGACCTGGCCGGGCCCCGGATGGAGTCGCTTGTCGACATGGCCCGGCGGCTGATCCGGGCGGGTGGCAGCCGGCGACGGCCGGTCGTTCCGCTGTGGCTGCCCGGGCCGATGGCCGGCGGCGGTCTGCTGCCCACCGGCCCCGGAGCGAGGGGTACGCAGACGTTCGAGCAGTGGCTCGCCGACAGCGGTTCGCGCGGCGTTCACCCGGCGGCGGGGCAGTGA